A genomic window from Nicotiana sylvestris chromosome 11, ASM39365v2, whole genome shotgun sequence includes:
- the LOC138881806 gene encoding secreted RxLR effector protein 161-like yields MDEPGFPINHTMYRGIIWSLLYLTTSRPDIVFSVDLCVRFQYNSKESHLKAAKRILRYLKGTQDLVLYYPSGDNFDLVGYAEAHYVGYLVDRKKTYGMAHFLGSCLISWGTRKQNSVAL; encoded by the coding sequence ATGGATGAACCTGGTTTCCCTATAAATCATACCATGTATAGAGGGATCATATGGTCACTCTTGTATCTCACTACAAGTAGACCAGACATTGTGTTCAGTGTGGATCTCTGTGTAAGGTTTCAATATAAttcaaaggaatctcatctgaaggctgccaagagaatattgagatatctcaaaggaacgcAGGACTTGGTTCTCTACTATCCCTCAGGAGACAACTTTGATCTTGTTGGGTATGCTGAAGCTCATTACGTAGGATATCTGGTGGACAGGAAAAAAACGTATGGAATGGCACATTTCCTGGGTTCTTGTCTAATCTCATGGggtacaaggaagcaaaactcggTGGCACTCTAA